A single region of the Arthrobacter sp. V1I7 genome encodes:
- the tal gene encoding transaldolase, with product MTTTPTQQLSDAGVSIWLDDLSRGRLATGTLRKLIEEKNVVGVTTNPSIFHAAITTGHDYDALIAAKAAAGASVEETVFAITTSDVADACDLFAPVAAATKGVDGRVSIEVDPRLAWDTAGTIAEAKELHGQVNKENVHIKIPATLEGLGAITATIAAGISVNVTLIFSLERYRAVINAFQSGLEQAKDNGHDLARIHSVASFFVSRVDSEIDKRLDAIGTDEARALKGKAGVANARLAYQVYEELFATERWALLAEAGALPQRPLWASTGVKDPAYPDTLYVTELVAPGVVNTMPEKTLDATFDHGVVTGNTITGGYADANATLNALDALGISYNDVVAVLESEGLDKFVASWKELLADVEGALAAARKDA from the coding sequence ATGACTACCACCCCCACCCAGCAGCTTTCCGACGCCGGCGTTTCCATCTGGCTCGATGACCTCTCCCGCGGCCGTCTCGCCACCGGCACGCTGCGTAAGCTGATCGAAGAGAAGAACGTCGTCGGGGTCACCACGAACCCGTCCATCTTCCACGCGGCCATCACCACCGGCCACGACTACGACGCCCTCATCGCCGCCAAGGCCGCCGCCGGCGCGAGCGTCGAGGAGACCGTCTTCGCGATCACGACGTCCGACGTCGCCGACGCCTGCGACCTGTTCGCCCCGGTGGCCGCTGCCACCAAGGGCGTCGACGGCCGCGTCTCGATCGAGGTCGACCCGCGCCTGGCCTGGGACACCGCCGGCACCATCGCCGAGGCCAAGGAACTCCACGGCCAGGTCAACAAGGAAAACGTCCACATCAAGATCCCCGCCACGCTCGAAGGCCTCGGGGCCATCACCGCCACCATCGCGGCCGGCATCAGTGTGAACGTGACGCTGATCTTCTCCCTGGAGCGCTACCGCGCCGTCATCAACGCCTTCCAGTCCGGCCTCGAGCAGGCCAAGGACAACGGCCATGACCTCGCCAGGATCCACTCCGTGGCCTCCTTCTTCGTCTCCCGCGTGGACTCGGAGATCGACAAGCGCCTCGACGCGATCGGCACCGACGAGGCCCGCGCCCTCAAGGGCAAGGCCGGCGTCGCCAACGCCCGCCTCGCCTACCAGGTCTACGAGGAACTCTTCGCCACCGAGCGCTGGGCGCTCCTGGCCGAAGCCGGCGCGCTGCCCCAGCGCCCGCTGTGGGCCTCCACCGGCGTGAAGGACCCGGCCTACCCGGACACCCTCTACGTCACGGAACTCGTCGCCCCCGGCGTCGTGAACACCATGCCGGAGAAGACCCTGGACGCCACCTTCGACCACGGTGTGGTCACCGGGAACACGATCACCGGCGGCTACGCCGACGCCAACGCCACCCTCAACGCGCTCGACGCGCTGGGCATCTCCTACAACGACGTCGTCGCGGTGCTCGAGTCCGAAGGCCTCGACAAGTTCGTGGCCAGCTGGAAGGAACTGCTGGCCGACGTCGAGGGCGCCCTTGCCGCCGCACGGAAGGACGCCTAG